Within the Thermoplasmata archaeon genome, the region GCTCTACACGGAGGCCCCTGCACCGATGGGGATCGGTGACTTCGGCGTCCGGAACACCACCGGGACACCACAGGGGTACTTCCTCCAGACCACGAGCTGGCGGGGGATTCTTACCTTAAACGACGTCAATGCCCTGTATCTCGACGACGGCGCCCCGGACTATTTCGGGGCGCAGCTCAACACGGTCATGACCAATACTACGGTACAGGGCAACACAACGTACCGGTACTGGATTCAAAACGTGATTCAGTACAGCACGAAGGCCCACACGTTGACCTTCATTGACAACATCTGGAACTTCTCGAACCCGCAGGCGAGCGAGCCTGCGTCGACGTTCTACTCGGGGAATGGGACCCCTGTCGACCCCGTGTTCTACTATGATGTCGGACCCACCTTCGTGGTCCCGTTCCCGTTCACCGTGTACCTGTACGAGAATTCGAGCCTGACGGTGGGCACAGGCCCGGCGCCCCGTCCCGTGTGGTCTACGGTCCGCTTCGGCTATGACATCCGGAACGCGGCGGGCGCGAGGCTCTACAGCGGGATCTACGACACGG harbors:
- a CDS encoding thermopsin family protease; the protein is MTAAYLPNLLAQVRVSNGVVQPLYTEAPAPMGIGDFGVRNTTGTPQGYFLQTTSWRGILTLNDVNALYLDDGAPDYFGAQLNTVMTNTTVQGNTTYRYWIQNVIQYSTKAHTLTFIDNIWNFSNPQASEPASTFYSGNGTPVDPVFYYDVGPTFVVPFPFTVYLYENSSLTVGTGPAPRPVWSTVRFGYDIRNAAGARLYSGIYDTVLFNSNVRENANPPIPKFTVDGFRPNPVGLLDDAELMIGGPGGGSTTTIFGIAGSERLQFWNTTSLKYENSKTAWNEGTDTGETVEGISEYYTAPGTVVVGPGPSIPMPFWNATPGGNIGQAVVQGTVAPSNSFFFFNQGTV